ATGGAGTATCCCTAAACTATCTGCAGTGATCACATCTACACCAGGTAGATTTCTAGCACCTTTGACTACGTTACAGAGATCACTTACAACCACCAATACACTCTTAGGTTTTCTATACCTTCTCCCCCTCATTTTACCCTTTCCAGCCCTGATCTTGATACCGTTTTTTGCCCTCTCAACATCTTTATTTAAACCTAAGTTTTCAAATACGTTAAACACTTCCCTGGTTTTTAATATACTTTCAAATTCATTCTCCACAACTACTGGGATAGAAGGTATATCGTCTATAATATGTCCCCTGTTCCTTACCAACTCAGGGTTGGCAGAAGCTGCTATAGCACTCATCAATGCCTTTCTTCTCTCCTTCTTGTTTATCTTTTCATGGAGTATCTTCTCCACCTTTGGGGGGTGGCATCTTCTACCTCCTACAGCCTGAGGTACAAATGCAGCCCTACCTTCTCTAGTCCTCCTAACCCTTGCCATACCATGTCCTTTACCTATGGACTTTGCAGAAGTCCTCTTACCTGCCATTGGATCTACTCCCTTTGGCTGGAGTCTTGCGGTAAATGCAGATAGAAAAGCCCTTCTTATTAAATCAGGCCTATATTCCGTCTCAAATACAGGTGGTAGTTCTATCTCCCCCTTTTCAGAACCATCTAGTGTATAAACCTTGGCAATCATTTTAACACCTTTAAGTTTTTATTTTTTAATTACCCTGCTTAGACTCCCTACTTAAATATGTTATCTCAGGTAATCCAAACTTGTCTTCTGGACATCTTATAGCACTTCTCAATACAATAAGCCTCTTTGGAGGTCCTTGCACTGAACCTTTAAGGATCACGTAGTTGTTCTTAATTATACCGTAGTGTAAGAATCCTCCTTTTGGAGTTACCTCTTCTCCGTTATTTCCTATCTTCAGAATCCTCTTGTTGTATTCCGTCCTTTGATGGTATCCCATCTGCCCAGCCATAGGTACTGTCCACATAACTCTTTTAGGTGTCCAGGGTCCTATAGAACCTACGTGCCTACCAACTCCCTGCCTTCTGTGTTTTCCAAACTGTATCTTTACACCCCACCTCTTAACAGGCCCCTGGAAACCTTTACCTTTTGTAACGCCTATGGTATCTACAAACTCGCCCTCTGAGAATACATCCATTATAGATATAGATTTACCTAGAATCTCCTTGGCGTAGGAGAGCCTCCCGTTAATGTTTTTACCACCTATCCTTATCTCTAATATCTCAGGTTTCTTCTTTGGGAGACAGGTATTCTTGGGGTTTGTATGAACTATGGCTCTTACATCTACTATCTTATCTACGAGTTTATCCAACTTATCCACATCAGATTCGCTCTTCTTTGGAAGTGTTATTTTTCTAGACAGTTCCTTATCTAAGTTATCGGCCCATACCTCAGTTAATGTCTTCAAACCTCTTGTAGTTCTCTCATATACCCTAATCCCTGCAACGTTAATATCAGGAGCCTCCAATATAGTCACAGGAGTGAATATTTCCTGTCCAGCGTTTGGACTCTTGGGATTGTTCTCCTTAATTAGTGCATGTGTCGTCCCTGCTTTATATACCGGGAATGCTTGGAGTCTGATTCTTTCTTCATCTGGCC
The genomic region above belongs to Methanofervidicoccus abyssi and contains:
- the rpl4p gene encoding 50S ribosomal protein L4, giving the protein MIAKVYTLDGSEKGEIELPPVFETEYRPDLIRRAFLSAFTARLQPKGVDPMAGKRTSAKSIGKGHGMARVRRTREGRAAFVPQAVGGRRCHPPKVEKILHEKINKKERRKALMSAIAASANPELVRNRGHIIDDIPSIPVVVENEFESILKTREVFNVFENLGLNKDVERAKNGIKIRAGKGKMRGRRYRKPKSVLVVVSDLCNVVKGARNLPGVDVITADSLGILHIAPGGDAGRLTLWTEGAIEKIRERF
- a CDS encoding 50S ribosomal protein L3; this translates as MGMNRNRPRRGSLAFSPRKRAKRPVPKIRSWPDEERIRLQAFPVYKAGTTHALIKENNPKSPNAGQEIFTPVTILEAPDINVAGIRVYERTTRGLKTLTEVWADNLDKELSRKITLPKKSESDVDKLDKLVDKIVDVRAIVHTNPKNTCLPKKKPEILEIRIGGKNINGRLSYAKEILGKSISIMDVFSEGEFVDTIGVTKGKGFQGPVKRWGVKIQFGKHRRQGVGRHVGSIGPWTPKRVMWTVPMAGQMGYHQRTEYNKRILKIGNNGEEVTPKGGFLHYGIIKNNYVILKGSVQGPPKRLIVLRSAIRCPEDKFGLPEITYLSRESKQGN